The following coding sequences lie in one Salmo salar chromosome ssa13, Ssal_v3.1, whole genome shotgun sequence genomic window:
- the LOC106567680 gene encoding GTPase IMAP family member 8 isoform X1 produces the protein MASRAPPSLGETHHRSEMKIVLIGGRQMWDIEASGKSSIGNTILGIDIFETGRRTAQCVSGQRYVYGRQITLIDTPGWWWGYPVDNTPKLDQLEIMRSVYLCHPGPQAFLLVIPVDTVFPDIFKRSLQEHLELFNERLWRHTIVLFSTITPPNDISLQKHIGDWPDLHWLIKKCGNRYHVLNINNRGDDTQVTELLEKIEEMVAGNDGNHYETDQALSEELEEKRLAVNEVAKQMMAKVQKQRTRLRALIKGEATSPTYLRLVIVGAQWAARSSAGNTILGEGVFDVADNTRRTVHCVTRHGEVAGRQLTVVDTPGWHYNSSLQNTSKMDRFEIVHSVFQCPPGPHAVLLVVPFATAFNKSYKRAVEEHMGLLTDAVWKHTIVLFTRGDWLGDTTVEQRIASEGKGLQWLIEKCGNRYHVFDNKNRSDETQVTELLEKVEEMVAENRGCSYEIDRDVSADLEQKKRAGKERAQKITMKVQRQMTTLRELFKGEEQIFSEDELRIVLVGRREAGKSVAGNTILVGELFPTALTKEFRIQNRTMQCVMQQKRVAGMKLKVVDTPGWWKRTPQDARDWVQDEVVRSVSLCPPGPHAFLLVIPISAPFSEGDLKAVEEHLGLLTEKVWRHTMVLFTWGDWLGDRAIEEYIEREGEALQQLVEKCGNRYHVMNCHGWDDGSQVTTLLRKVKEMVVRNKGRNFTIEQKSRQKPMLHWLAGKGMMTEEEWNRREEELIERMLKAVVVEPEESKLPFVQGKNSIDFFIPSMSCETPSEVGSSYINYGAHAKVSEWRVKYAGRSAASSGHGTMSSAVSYMGESLDQWENLVKESLGDGKIRARMLDSPAKSEAQTYGVKTKRRNSH, from the exons ATGGCAAGTAGGGCTCCTCCCTCCCTCG GGGAGACCCACCATCGGTCAGAGATGAAGATTGTGCTAATTGGGGGAAGACAGATGTGGGATATAGAAGCCAGCGGGAAGAGTTCAATAGGAAACACCATCCTGGGCATAGACATCTTTGAGACGGGAAGAAGAACTGCCCAATGTGTGAGCGGACAACGGTATGTGTATGGGAGGCAGATAACTTTGATTGACACCCCAGGCTGGTGGTGGGGTTATCCTGTAGATAATACTCCCAAATTGGATCAATTGGAAATCATGAGAAGTGTATATCTATGTCATCCTGGACCCCAAGCCTTTCTCTTGGTCATTCCCGTGGACACCGTTTTTCCCGACATATTCAAAAGATCGTTACAGGAACACCTGGAGCTATTCAATGAAAGACTCTGGAGACACACTATCGTGCTGTTTAGTACAATCACTCCCCCCAATGACATAAGTTTACAGAAACACATAGGAGATTGGCCGGATCTTCATTGGCTTATTAAGAAGTGTGGGAACAGGTATCATGTTCTGAATATCAATAACAGGGGTGATGACACCCAGGTCACAGAGCTGCTGGAGAAGATAGAAGAAATGGTGGCAGGAAACGATGGCAATCATTATGAGACAGACCAAGCTCTGTCTGAAGAGCTGGAAGAGAAGAGATTAGCAGTGAATGAAGTAGCCAAACAGATGATGGCTAAGGTACAGAAACAAAGGACCAGACTCAGAGCGCTGATCAAAG GAGAGGCAACTAGCCCAACATACCTCAGGCTTGTGATTGTTGGGGCACAATGGGCTGCCAGGAGCTCAGCAGGAAACACCATTCTGGGGGAAGGTGTGTTTGATGTTGCTGATAATACAAGAAGAACAGTGCACTGTGTGACAAGACATGGTGAAGTAGCAGGGAGGCAGCTTACGGTGGTTGACACACCAGGCTGGCACTACAATAGTTCTCTACAGAACACCTCCAAGATGGATAGATTTGAGATAGTGCACAGTGTGTTTCAATGTCCTCCAGGACCTCATGCGGTCCTTCTGGTGGTTCCCTTTGCAACAGCATTCAACAAATCATATAAAAGAGCTGTTGAGGAGCACATGGGTCTCCTCACAGATGCAGTCTGGAAGCACACGATTGTGCTCTTCACACGAGGAGACTGGCTGGGAGACACAACTGTTGAGCAGCGCATTGCGAGTGAAGGGAAGGGTCTTCAGTGGCTCATTGAGAAATGTGGTAACAGATACCATGTTTTTGACAACAAGAATCGAAGTGATGAAACACAGGTAACCGAGCTGCTGGAGAAAGTAGAGGAGATGGTGGCAGAAAACAGAGGTTGTTCTTAtgaaattgacagagatgttTCAGCAGACTTGGAACAGAAAAAGAGGGCCGGAAAAGAAAGAGCTCAAAAGATCACGATGAAGGTGCAGAGACAAATGACGACACTCAGAGAACTGTTTAAAG ggGAGGAACAAATATTCTCTGAGGATGAGTTGAGAATTGTACTTGTTGGGAGAAGAGAGGCTGGGAAGAGTGTGGCAGGAAACACAATACTGGTTGGAGAGTTGTTTCCGACAGCTTTGACCAAG GAATTCAGAATTCAAAACAGAACTATGCAGTGTGTAATGCAACAAAAGAGAGTTGCTGGGATGAAGCTCAAAGTTGTAGATACACCAGGCTGGTGGAAGAGAACCCCACAGGATGCACGAGATTGGGTTCAAGATGAAGTGGTGCGCAGTGTTTCTCTCTGTCCACCTGGCCCCCATGCTTTTCTTCTGGTCATTCCCATTTCTGCACCATTTTCAGAGGGAGACCTCAAAGCAGTAGAGGAGCACCTTGGGCTATTAACTGAGAAAGTCTGGAGACACACAATGGTGCTGTTCACCTGGGGAGATTGGCTAGGAGACAGAGCCATTGAGGAATAtattgagagagaaggagaggcacTCCAACAACTTGTTGAAAAATGTGGGAACAGGTATCATGTAATGAACTGCCATGGCTGGGATGATGGCTCTCAGGTCACAACACTGTTGAGGAAGGTAAAGGAGATGGTTGTACGTAACAAAGGGCGCAATTTCACTATTGAACAGAAGAGTAGGCAGAAGCCAATGCTTCACTGGTTAGCAGGAAAGGGCATGATGACTGAAGAGGAATGgaacaggagagaagaggaactcATAGAGCGGATGTTGAAGGCAGTGGTGGTAGAACCAGAGGAATCCAAACTGCCATTTGTACAGGGGAAGAATAGCATTGATTTCTTCATCCCCAGCA TGAGCTGTGAGACTCCCTCTGAAGTTGGGAGTTCCTACATAAATTATGGAGCACATGCCAAGGTGTCTGAATGGAGAGTGAAGTATGCTGGGAGATCTGCTGCATCCTCTGGGCACGGCACTATGAGTTCAGCAGTCAGTTACATGGGCGAATCTCTGGACCAATGGGAGAATCTAGTCAAGGAGAGTCTGGGGGATGGCAAGATAAGGGCAAGGATGTTGGATAGTCCTGCAAAGTCAGAGGCCCAGACTTATGGGGTGAAAACCAAACGTAGGAATTCACATTGA
- the LOC106567737 gene encoding proteasome assembly chaperone 1-like, whose translation MVGAATRFDQYRGKAWDAVRHKYPTQPRPQLMRTLTLEEDESVHEKGEGPLEAGVERRTRLSKQVVEVRTPAVETTDENRDILVGDWDQLFQWTEKVFGCLQNRGLNVMVLSDSPVAEYKTPDYLYGSTIPFIHSLKSSAYKCQAFCPAVEQPNILTGQPAAVLSHCQVHQIPAVLYQCYSVISPDLVTMETYKPALTSLSKLVKLESCPSADVLRKFAKISETPSNLYT comes from the exons ATGGTGGGGGCAGCCACCAGGTTTGACCAGTACAGAGGGAAGGCTTGGGACGCTGTCAGGCACAAGTACCCGACCCAGCCAAGGCCCCAGCTGATGCGGACACTGACACTGGAAGAAGACGAAAGTGTGCATGAAAAGGGCGAGGGGCCTCTGGAGGCAGGCGTGGAACGAAGAACCAG ACTGTCCAAACAGGTGGTGGAGGTTCGCACCCCGGCTGTTGAGACCACAGACGAAAACAGAGACATCCTGGTGGGAGACTGG GACCAGCTGTTTCAATGGACAGAAA AGGTGTTTGGCTGCCTCCAGAATAGAGGGCTCAATGTGATGGTGCTTTCAGACAGCCCTGTGGCCGAGTACAAAACGCCAGACTACCTCTACGGTAGCACCATCCCCTTCATACACTCCCTCAAGAGCAGTGCCTACAAATGCCAGGCCTTTTGCCCTGCAGTAGAGCAGCCCAACATCCTCACTGGACAGCCAGCTGCAG TACTGAGCCACTGCCAAGTCCATCAGATTCCAGCTGTTCTGTACCAATGTTACTCTGTCATCAGCCCAGACTTGGTCACCATGGAAACCTACAAACCTGCTCTGACAAGTTTAAGCAAGTTGGTTAAA TTGGAGTCTTGTCCGAGTGCAGACGTCCTCCGAAAGTTTGCCAAAATCAGCGAGACTCCGAGTAACCTGTATACTTAA
- the LOC106567680 gene encoding GTPase IMAP family member 8 isoform X2 encodes MASRAPPSLGETHHRSEMKIVLIGGRQMWDIEASGKSSIGNTILGIDIFETGRRTAQCVSGQRYVYGRQITLIDTPGWWWGYPVDNTPKLDQLEIMRSVYLCHPGPQAFLLVIPVDTVFPDIFKRSLQEHLELFNERLWRHTIVLFSTITPPNDISLQKHIGDWPDLHWLIKKCGNRYHVLNINNRGDDTQVTELLEKIEEMVAGNDGNHYETDQALSEELEEKRLAVNEVAKQMMAKVQKQRTRLRALIKGEATSPTYLRLVIVGAQWAARSSAGNTILGEGVFDVADNTRRTVHCVTRHGEVAGRQLTVVDTPGWHYNSSLQNTSKMDRFEIVHSVFQCPPGPHAVLLVVPFATAFNKSYKRAVEEHMGLLTDAVWKHTIVLFTRGDWLGDTTVEQRIASEGKGLQWLIEKCGNRYHVFDNKNRSDETQVTELLEKVEEMVAENRGCSYEIDRDVSADLEQKKRAGKERAQKITMKVQRQMTTLRELFKGEEQIFSEDELRIVLVGRREAGKSVAGNTILVGELFPTALTK; translated from the exons ATGGCAAGTAGGGCTCCTCCCTCCCTCG GGGAGACCCACCATCGGTCAGAGATGAAGATTGTGCTAATTGGGGGAAGACAGATGTGGGATATAGAAGCCAGCGGGAAGAGTTCAATAGGAAACACCATCCTGGGCATAGACATCTTTGAGACGGGAAGAAGAACTGCCCAATGTGTGAGCGGACAACGGTATGTGTATGGGAGGCAGATAACTTTGATTGACACCCCAGGCTGGTGGTGGGGTTATCCTGTAGATAATACTCCCAAATTGGATCAATTGGAAATCATGAGAAGTGTATATCTATGTCATCCTGGACCCCAAGCCTTTCTCTTGGTCATTCCCGTGGACACCGTTTTTCCCGACATATTCAAAAGATCGTTACAGGAACACCTGGAGCTATTCAATGAAAGACTCTGGAGACACACTATCGTGCTGTTTAGTACAATCACTCCCCCCAATGACATAAGTTTACAGAAACACATAGGAGATTGGCCGGATCTTCATTGGCTTATTAAGAAGTGTGGGAACAGGTATCATGTTCTGAATATCAATAACAGGGGTGATGACACCCAGGTCACAGAGCTGCTGGAGAAGATAGAAGAAATGGTGGCAGGAAACGATGGCAATCATTATGAGACAGACCAAGCTCTGTCTGAAGAGCTGGAAGAGAAGAGATTAGCAGTGAATGAAGTAGCCAAACAGATGATGGCTAAGGTACAGAAACAAAGGACCAGACTCAGAGCGCTGATCAAAG GAGAGGCAACTAGCCCAACATACCTCAGGCTTGTGATTGTTGGGGCACAATGGGCTGCCAGGAGCTCAGCAGGAAACACCATTCTGGGGGAAGGTGTGTTTGATGTTGCTGATAATACAAGAAGAACAGTGCACTGTGTGACAAGACATGGTGAAGTAGCAGGGAGGCAGCTTACGGTGGTTGACACACCAGGCTGGCACTACAATAGTTCTCTACAGAACACCTCCAAGATGGATAGATTTGAGATAGTGCACAGTGTGTTTCAATGTCCTCCAGGACCTCATGCGGTCCTTCTGGTGGTTCCCTTTGCAACAGCATTCAACAAATCATATAAAAGAGCTGTTGAGGAGCACATGGGTCTCCTCACAGATGCAGTCTGGAAGCACACGATTGTGCTCTTCACACGAGGAGACTGGCTGGGAGACACAACTGTTGAGCAGCGCATTGCGAGTGAAGGGAAGGGTCTTCAGTGGCTCATTGAGAAATGTGGTAACAGATACCATGTTTTTGACAACAAGAATCGAAGTGATGAAACACAGGTAACCGAGCTGCTGGAGAAAGTAGAGGAGATGGTGGCAGAAAACAGAGGTTGTTCTTAtgaaattgacagagatgttTCAGCAGACTTGGAACAGAAAAAGAGGGCCGGAAAAGAAAGAGCTCAAAAGATCACGATGAAGGTGCAGAGACAAATGACGACACTCAGAGAACTGTTTAAAG ggGAGGAACAAATATTCTCTGAGGATGAGTTGAGAATTGTACTTGTTGGGAGAAGAGAGGCTGGGAAGAGTGTGGCAGGAAACACAATACTGGTTGGAGAGTTGTTTCCGACAGCTTTGACCAAG TGA